The Polaribacter sp. Q13 sequence AGGTTCTGGAGGTAGAGAACACGCTTTTGCAATTAAATTATTAGAAAGTAAAAAAATTAATCAACTTTTTGTAGCTCCAGGAAATGCAGGAACAGATAAAATAGCCACCAATATTAATATTGATGCTACAGATTTTGAAGCGGTTAAAAAAGTAACTTTAGAAAATGACATTAAAATGGTTGTTGTTGGTCCTGAAGTACCTTTGGTAGCTGGAGTTCACGATTTCTTTTTGGCAGACGAAGCGTTGAAAAATATTCCAGTAATTGGACCTAAAAAAGACGGAGCATTGTTAGAGGGGTCTAAAGATTTCTCTAAACAATTCATGCAAAAACATGGAGTTCCAACAGCAAGATATCAATCTTTTACGAAAGATAATTTACAAGAAGGTTTTGATTTTCTAGAAACCTTAGAACCACCTTTTGTATTAAAAGCAGACGGTTTAGCAGCAGGAAAAGGAGTGTTAATTTTAAACTCTTTAGAAGAAGCAAAAACCGAATTAGAAGAAATGGTTTCTAATAAAAAATTCGGAGCAGCATCTACAACCGTTGTTATCGAAGAATTTTTAAAAGGAATAGAATTATCTGTCTTTGTTTTAACAGACGGAAAAAGTTATAAAATTTTACCATCAGCAAAAGATTATAAAAGAATTGGCGAAGGAGATGCAGGTTTAAATACTGGCGGAATGGGCGCAATTTCTCCTGTACCATTTGCAGATAAAGCATTTTTAGATAAAGTAGAAGAATTGGTTGTAAAACCAACGATTGCAGGTTTACAAAAAGACGGAATAGATTACAGAGGTTTTATCTTTATTGGTTTAATGAACGATAACGGAAACCCTTCTGTTGTTGAGTACAACGTAAGAATGGGAGATCCGGAAACGGAAGTTGTGTTGCCAAGAATAAACTCAGATTTATTTGAATTATTTGAAGGAGTAGCAAATCAGAATTTACATGAAAAATCGTTTTCTGTAACCGATAAAACGGCAACTACGGTAATGTTGGTTTCAGGCGGATATCCAGAAGCATACGAGAAAAATAAGGAAATTACAGGTTTCGATACCGTAGAAGATTCTTTCGTTTTTCATGCCGGAACTACCATTAAAGACGGCAAAGTTGTTACAAGCGGAGGTAGAGTTATCGCGGTAACCTCTTTTGGCGACACCATTGAAGAGGCTTTAGAAAAGAGTTATAAAAGTATAGATAAGATTCATTTCGATAAAATGAATTATAGAAAAGACATTGGTTTCGATTTAGTGTAGATCTGTTTTTATTTGGGTGCCTGCCGCAGGCAGGTTTTAACAGGCTTGGAATTTATCTTGAGCGGAGTCGAAAGATTATATCTTTTTTTCAGAAAAAGAAAAAAAGGATGCCGTTTCAATCCTTAACGCACTTGTTTAAAAGCAACTGTTTTATTCGAGTTTTTTAGTGATTATTAAAAAATGAAAGCGATCCAAAAGAAAATAATAATTGCACCTTTAAATTGGGGTTTAGGCCATGCAACTCGTTGTGTGACTATTATAAAAGCATTATTAGAAAATAATTATATTCCAATTATCGCATCAGACGGTAATGCTTTAACCTTCTTAAAAAAAGAGTTTCCGAACTTAGAATATTTAGAAATCCCAGCTTATAATATTTCTTACCATAGAAATTTAAAGTTGGGATTACTTTTGCAAATACCTAAAGTTTTAAAAGCAGTTAGAGAAGAGCGTAAAATTATCAATGATTTTATACTTAAAAATAAAGACGTTGTCGGTCTTATTTCAGATAATAGATTCGGAGTAAGAAGCTCGTTAGTTCCTTCTGTTTATATTACACATCAAGTAAATGTTTTATCTGGCAGTACTACTTTTTTAACATCCTATTTTCATCAAAAAATAATTAAAAAGTTTGATGAGTGCTGGGTTCCCGATAATAAAGATTCTGAGTTTTCAGGAAAACTATCATCAACCAAAAAAAATCTGAATATAAAGTTTATTGGAGTCTTAAGTAGGTTTAAAAAAGAAGAATTAACTCAAAATATAGCTGTTTTAGTCATTTTATCTGGATTAGAGCCCAACAGGAGCTTTTTAGAAAATAAATTGATATCAGCTTTTAAAAACGATTCTAGAAGTATAGTTTTTGTTTTAGGGAAAGTAGTAGCAACTCAAAAAAGTTGGATTTCAGAAAATAATACTTTTTACAATTATTTGCTTTCAAACGATCTGCAAAAGTTAATCAATTCTAGTAAAATTGTTATTTGTAGATCTGGTTATTCCTCTATTATGGATTTGGCGGTTTTAGGTAAAAAAGTGTTTTTTATTCCTACAGAACATCAGCAAGAGCAAGAATATTTGGCGTCATTTTTAGAACAAAAAAAGTATGCTCCATTTTCTGAAATGAAAGATTTTGTAAAAGAAGATATTTCTAAAACGGAAATTTATAAAGGTTTAAAAACGACTGAAACGATATTAGGTTCAGGTTTATTTAGGCTTTTCGAGCGTAAAAGAAAACTCTGATCCTTCTCCATATGTACTTTTTAATAAAATGGTTTCGTTATGAGCTTCTATAATGTGTTTAACAATAGATAAACCTAAGCCAGAACCACCTTGTTCTCTAGATCTACTTTGGTCTACTCTGTAAAAACGTTCAAAAAGTCTAGAAAGGTGTTGTGGCTTAATGCCTTCTCCATTATCTATCGTTTTAACAATAAACTTATTTTCATTATAGCTTTCTACGGTAATTATAGTTGTGCCATTGGGTTTACCGTATTTAATAGAGTTAACGACTAGGTTTATTAAAACTTGTTCAATTTTTTCTATATCAGCCTTAACAAAAAGCGGAAACTCATAAATTCTATCAAACTTTAATGTAATATTTCTCTTTTTAGCTTTCATTTCAAACATGTCAAAAACATTTTGTACAAGTTCTAAAATATTAAAGACGTCTTTATTTAGTTTCATACCATCGTTTTCTAATTTGGCAATCATATCTAAATCTTTAATAACAGCAACTAGCCTTTCTACGCCTTTATTAGCTCTTTCTAGGTATTTTGTTCTAATTTCTTTATCGTTGGCAGCGCCTTCAATTAGGGTTAAAATATAGCCTTGTACAGTAAATAAAGGCGTTTTAAGTTCGTGCGCAACATTTCCTAAAAAATCGCGTCTAAAAGAATCTCTTTCTGTTAAGCTTTTTATTTCTAATCTTTTACCTTCTACAAATCGTTGCATTCTTTTAGAAAGTTTTTCAATATCTGTAGTTACAGAGTCTCTACGTAAATCGTTTACATCTAAAATAGAAACGTCTTCATATATTTTTTTAAGACGTCTATAAATAAAGTGTTCTGTTCTATATTGAATAATAAAAAATGAAATTACAAAAAGTACTACAATAGATAAAAGTATAGCGCTAATACCTAAATGATTTGTGAAAAAATAATAAGATACAGCTGCAATTGTAACAGTTAATAGCGTTAAATAA is a genomic window containing:
- a CDS encoding cell wall metabolism sensor histidine kinase WalK → MKFKKTYSYALWSAVYLTLLTVTIAAVSYYFFTNHLGISAILLSIVVLFVISFFIIQYRTEHFIYRRLKKIYEDVSILDVNDLRRDSVTTDIEKLSKRMQRFVEGKRLEIKSLTERDSFRRDFLGNVAHELKTPLFTVQGYILTLIEGAANDKEIRTKYLERANKGVERLVAVIKDLDMIAKLENDGMKLNKDVFNILELVQNVFDMFEMKAKKRNITLKFDRIYEFPLFVKADIEKIEQVLINLVVNSIKYGKPNGTTIITVESYNENKFIVKTIDNGEGIKPQHLSRLFERFYRVDQSRSREQGGSGLGLSIVKHIIEAHNETILLKSTYGEGSEFSFTLEKPK
- the purD gene encoding phosphoribosylamine--glycine ligase — encoded protein: MNVLILGSGGREHAFAIKLLESKKINQLFVAPGNAGTDKIATNINIDATDFEAVKKVTLENDIKMVVVGPEVPLVAGVHDFFLADEALKNIPVIGPKKDGALLEGSKDFSKQFMQKHGVPTARYQSFTKDNLQEGFDFLETLEPPFVLKADGLAAGKGVLILNSLEEAKTELEEMVSNKKFGAASTTVVIEEFLKGIELSVFVLTDGKSYKILPSAKDYKRIGEGDAGLNTGGMGAISPVPFADKAFLDKVEELVVKPTIAGLQKDGIDYRGFIFIGLMNDNGNPSVVEYNVRMGDPETEVVLPRINSDLFELFEGVANQNLHEKSFSVTDKTATTVMLVSGGYPEAYEKNKEITGFDTVEDSFVFHAGTTIKDGKVVTSGGRVIAVTSFGDTIEEALEKSYKSIDKIHFDKMNYRKDIGFDLV
- a CDS encoding glycosyltransferase codes for the protein MKAIQKKIIIAPLNWGLGHATRCVTIIKALLENNYIPIIASDGNALTFLKKEFPNLEYLEIPAYNISYHRNLKLGLLLQIPKVLKAVREERKIINDFILKNKDVVGLISDNRFGVRSSLVPSVYITHQVNVLSGSTTFLTSYFHQKIIKKFDECWVPDNKDSEFSGKLSSTKKNLNIKFIGVLSRFKKEELTQNIAVLVILSGLEPNRSFLENKLISAFKNDSRSIVFVLGKVVATQKSWISENNTFYNYLLSNDLQKLINSSKIVICRSGYSSIMDLAVLGKKVFFIPTEHQQEQEYLASFLEQKKYAPFSEMKDFVKEDISKTEIYKGLKTTETILGSGLFRLFERKRKL